A window of the Scleropages formosus chromosome 5, fSclFor1.1, whole genome shotgun sequence genome harbors these coding sequences:
- the LOC114910472 gene encoding antigen WC1.1-like gives MVQRHSLALRAHSSRLGSELCSEDSWFVLMEMESCLFILMLSSLLMSTTADSDVRLVNGNSPCEGRVEVRHEGQWGTVCGYEWDITDASVVCRQIMFCGDAVSAPQYGHFGEGKGKIWMDYVRCSGSESTLKDCEHRGWGQHYCTHPLDAGVICSGLAVRLAGGPHPCSGRLEFHHKDSWYTVCDPDFDLQDAKVACRQLGCGTPVQVQGAVFGKGDDRVWKNKVECGGNEHNFGQCVRSSTKDTKCTHDTDVGLECFWYTNSSLVDGPDSCSGRVELQYLTEWGTVCDASWDLRAANVLCQQLGCGSAVAVPGQAWFGEGKGSVWADVFECQGKETHLSQCAVSSWNRAPCSHEHDAGVICNGSSLSTLNGTVRLSGEGGCGGQLEVHYQHTWSRVLLDSWSFREAAVVCRQLGCGSAVRIYSSSLSGTGDTDVCLTGYQCSGTESHLFNCSAPDTVNCSSSSYVSIVCSSEYNRSLRLVGGEGGCAGRLEVFHQGSWGTVCDDSWDLNDAQVVCRQLQCGTALRSTSFGPGNGSIWLDEVGWVGNESSLWDCPSSQWGNHDCVHKEDVGVECSEYKDLRLAERCSGQVEVYYNGTWGNVCFSQMETNTASLICQQLNCGKSGTVSSTESRLKGAPNWLDIVKCRPHDSTLWQCPSSPWGQNKCDDGEVALITCEQKNVALKGTATQSSQYDSYGAAGNAIDGNRNTKYTGGSCTHTKQDSKPWWRVDLQDVFTVTSVTITNRGDCCSERIDGAEIRVGNSLDDNGNQNPLCAVVPSIAAGESSSFQCNWTMGRYVNVVLPKPGILTLCEVEVNGHDSSGYLPLRLQGGNTMCSGRVELWYEGSWGTICDDLWDINDAQVVCRQLGCGTALKAHGNAAFGRGNGQIWLNEVKCWGSELHLRDCPHSLQDHRTSCSHKEDAGVTCEGISSEFTSTTEIPGTSTSKTSARPDVTKAPRQTPLSIPLVVFLVLGALLFLLLVLLAGQLYQNRVLKRALYQGGLTPLHEAIYEEIEYNLTRGETYRNPRKGSVLSEDVPSGYEDVEDSEGDPLSGTDGKKEYYDDAFPLEKSAGGLSEDLRTGDTAEDYDDAVTTGQSPGSALMGTEDIEEDYDDAVGVEQSPHVLPGEKALTTLPPGEGPPGPDHTDYDDVGDGGSSAVLESLCDSESSLCLKVLLPKASNQQAHQDLMFLK, from the exons ACAGTGATGTGAGGCTGGTGAATGGAAACAGTCCTTGTGAGGGAAGAGTGGAGGTTCGTCATGAAGGACAGTGGGGAACTGTGTGTGGTTATGAGTGGGATATAACGGATGCCTCAGTGGTGTGTAGACAGATCATGTTCTGTGGAGATGCTGTATCAGCACCGCAATACGGTCACTTCGGAGAAGGAAAAGGGAAGATCTGGATGGATTACGTGCGATGTAGTGGGTCGGAATCTACACTGAAGGACTGTGAACACAGAGGATGGGGTCAACATTATTGTACACATCCTCTTGACGCTGGAGTCATCTGCTCAG gtTTAGCTGTACGCCTGGCAGGGGGACCTCACCCGTGTTCTGGGAGACTAGAATTCCACCATAAAGACTCATGGTACACAGTGTGTGACCCCGACTTCGACCTCCAGGACGCAAAAGTTGCGTgtcgacagctgggctgtgggacacCTGTACAGGTGCAGGGAGCAGTTTTTGGTAAAGGGGACGACCGGGTGTGGAAGAACAAGGTTGAGTGCGGAGGCAATGAACATAATTTTGGTCAGTGTGTGAGATCATCCACAAAGGACACAAAGTGCACTCATGACACTGATGTgggactggagtgttttt GGTACACAAACTCCAGCCTGGTGGACGGCCCAGACTCCTGTTCCGGGAGAGTGGAGTTACAGTACCTCACTgagtggggcacagtgtgtgatgcatcctgggatctgagagcagccaatgtcctctgtcagcagctgggctgtgggagcgctgtggcagtgccaggacaggcctggtttggagAGGGCAAGGGTTCCGTCTGGGCtgatgtgtttgagtgtcaggggaaggagacacacctgtcccagtgTGCTGTTTCTTCATGGAACCGAGCTCCATGCTCTCATGAACATGATGCAGGAGTTATCTGTAATG GATCATCTCTCTCAACCCTCAATGGGACGGTCCGACTGTCTGGAGAAGGTGGCTGTGGGGGTCAGTTGGAGGTTCACTACCAACACACATGGAGCAGAGTtctcctggactcctggagcTTCAGGGAGGCTgctgtggtctgcagacagctgggctgtggttctgcagtgaggatctacagctcctccctgtctgggacaggggacactgatgtgtgtctcacagggtatcagtgctctgggactgagtCTCACCTGTTCAACTGCAGTGCTCCAGATACAGTCAACTGCAGTTCCAGCTCATATGTGTCcatagtgtgttccagtgagtaCA ACAGGTCCCTGAGGCTAGTGGGTGGTGAGGGCGGCTGTgcagggaggctggaggtgtttcaccagggctcctgggggacagtgtgtgatgactcctgggacctgaatgatgctcaggtggtgtgcagACAGCTCCAGTGTGGGACAGCTCTCCGCTCCACCTCTTTTGGTCCAGGAAATGGATCTATATGGCTGGATGAGGTTGGCTGGGTGGGGAACGAATCATCTCTGTGGGACTGTCCCTCTTCACAGTGGGGGAACCATGACTGCGTTCACAAGGAGGATGTTGGAGTTGAGTGTTCAG AGTACAAAGATCTGAGACTGGCTGAACGTTGCTCCGGGCAGGTGGAGGTTTACTACAATGGCACCTGGGGAAACGTGTGTTTCAGTCAAATGGAGACCAATACAGCAAGTCTAATATGTCAGCAACTCAACTGTGGGAAGAGCGGGACTGTTTCTAGTACAGAATCTCGACTGAAAGGAGCTCCAAACTGGCTGGATATTGTCAAATGTCGCCCACATGACTCCacactgtggcagtgtccatcctctccctggggacagaataaatgtgatgatggtGAAGTGGCCCTCATTACCTGTGAAC aaaaaaatgtggcttTGAAAGGAACGGCAACTCAGTCGTCCCAATATGACTCTTATGGTGCTGCTGGCAATGCTATTgatggaaacagaaatacaaagtaTACAGGTGGGTCCTGCActcacaccaagcaggactccaaacCATGGTGGAGAGTGGACCTGCAGGATGTTTTCACTGTGACCTCAGTGACCATCACCAACAGAGGGGACTGCTGCTCAGAGAGAATCGATGGGGCAGAGATTCGTGTTGGAAACTCCCTGGATGACAATGGCAACCAGAATCCCCT atgtGCAGTGGTTCCCTCCATCGCAGCAGGAGAGTCTAGTTCCTTCCAGTGTAATTGGACAATGGGACGCTATGTCAACGTGGTCCTCCCAAAACCCGGCATCCTGACTCTGTGTGAAGTTGAAGTTAATGGACATGATAGCAGTG GCTACCTGCCCCTGAGACTGCAGGGGGGCAACACGATGTGCTCAGGGAGGGTGGAGCTGTGGTATGAGGGCTCCTGGGGGACCATCTGTGATGACTTATGGGACATAAATGATGCCcaggtggtctgcagacagctgggttGTGGGACAGCACTGAAGGCTCATGGGAATGCTGCCTTTGGGAGAGGAAACGGTCAAATTTGGCTGAATGAGGTGAAGTGCTGGGGCAGTGAGCTCCACCTGCGGGACTGTCCTCACTCTCTTCAGGACCACAggacctcctgctctcacaaAGAGGATGCTGGTGTCACCTGTGAAG GCATATCTTCTGAATTTACATCTACTACAG aaattccAGGAACATCCACAAGTAAAACCTCAGCAAGACCAg ATGTTACCAAAGCACCACGCCAAACACCCTTGTCCATCCCTCTTGTGGTGTTCCTGGTGCTGGGGGCTCTGCTCTTCCTACTGCTGGTGCTTCTGGCTGGACAGTTGTACCAGAACAGGGTTCTGAAGAGAG CCCTGTATCAGGGGGGTCTCACCCCTCTGCATGAGGCCATTTATGAAGAGATAGAGTACAACTTGACCAGGGGAGAGACGTACAGAAACCCCAGAAAAG gaagtgtcctgtctgaggaTGTGCCTTCTGGGTATGAAGATGTGGAGGACAGTGAGGGAGACCCCCTCTCAG GGACAGATGGGAAGAAAGAATACTATGACGATGCTtttcctctggagaaaagtgcaggtGGTCTGTCAG AGGATCTGCGTACAGGAGACACAGCAgaggactatgatgatgctGTTACCACAGGACAGAGTCCAG GTTCAGCACTGATGGGGACAGAAGACATAGAGgaggactatgatgatgctGTGGGTGTAGAACAGAGTCCACATGTGTTACCAG GAGAGAAAGCGTTGaccactctgccccctggtgAGGGACCCCCTGGTCCTGACCAcactgactatgatgatgtGGGAGATGGAGGATCGTCTGCAGTTCTGGAATCTctctgtgactcagagtccagTCTGTGTTTGAAGGTCCTTCTGCCCAAAGCTTCAAACCAACAGGCTCATCAAGATCTGATGTTTCTGAAGTAG